tataaacatatacatatatatatttatacacacatatataaatatatgttttttttttatatttatatacatataatttataaaaacatatatgtatatatataaactgaaaaaaaacatatataaatatatacaaacatatataaacttataaaaacatatatgtatataaatattaaaaaaaacatatatatatatacctctcGCATGGTGGCATGCGGGTGGGGGGCTGGGATGGGGCAGCGGGTGACGGGGTGGGGGGCTGGGCAGCGGGCCGGTGGCTAGGAGGCGCTGCGGGGGGGTAGGAGGCTAGGATGTGCTATGGGAGAGAGAGGGCGGACGAGGCTGACTTGAGGGTGGCTCCAGGGACGTGTTGTGGGCAGGAGAGAGAGGGCGGGACGGGGTGGCTCCGGAGAGGTGGGTGGCGCGGCGACGAGGTCAGGGGCTGGGCTATTCAAGCACTCAACATGGATTTGCAACTTGCAAGAGAAAATAGAATGTTGCAGTTGAATGAATTAGAAGAGATGCACTTATTCTCAAATGAAAAGACCAAACTTTACAAGGAGAAAACAAAAAGATGGCATGACAAGCATATTCAACCAAGAGTGTTTGAAGAGGGCCAGCGAGTTTCGCTCTTTAACTCGCGTTTGAAGCCATTTCCAAACAAGCTCAAGTCAAGATGGTCGTGGCCATTCTTGGTGGTTAAGGTGTATCCCTATGGAGCGGTGGAATTGCGTGGAGAAGGCTCCGAAAGAGAATTCAAGGTTAATGGCCAAAGACTCAAGCCCTATTGGGGTGTAGAAGTTGAGTGAAACAAGTGCTCAATCTCTTTGGAGGATCCTTGAAAAAGATGTAACAAATTGGGATGCTATGGAGTTTGGAGATTTAATTGTAAAGCAAcccaaacaatatatatataaagaaaatatacaatatatataaaaaaaaagtaaagaaaaatatatatagtaaaaTTTTTCTTTTAGATTTTGGTTTTTGATGGTTAAATGTGCTTATGGTTGTAGAGAAAATATAATCAAATGGGTCGCAGAGTTAGGCATTTTTGTTGAAGTAACGTCAATATGATGCTACAACATCAATTTtgagcaagctctctgacttacTTTTGCTGCAGTAAAGTTCTTGTAATGCTACAACAAAGTTTTAGTGGACAAGGACGACTCTCTGACTTACCTTTGTTGCAGCAAAGTTCGTGTAATTTTACAGCAAAGTTTCAGTGGACAATGGCAGCTCTCTGACTTAACTTTGTTGCAACAAAGTTGGTACAATGCTTCAGCAAAGTTGCTAAAATTCAAAGAAGATTGATTTGGGCCTAAATCTTCCAATTTCAGCCCTAACCTCTTTTGAAACCCTAATCCTATCATCATCATCTCACACTTTTCTCACCCAGCCGCCCCACCATCTCACCTCCACCTTGCACCACCCGAAGCTCCACCTCCACCTCCCACCCAACCCCATGACACTACCACAACTCACGCGCCTCATCTCCATCCAGACCCATGAACCAGTCGCGCCTCACCATGAACCTAGCCCCATGCCCCCCATGCCTTTGCCCAACCCCACACACAACCACAACCCGTCGCCCCAAGCCCCGACCAACAAGCACCTAGCCCGAAGCCTCCATCTAAGCCCCGCTCACCTCTGCCTTACACTATGAATCACTCTCCACTTCTCAAACCCACGCTCACCTCAAGTGTCTCAAGTTCTTTCAAGGTACCTCATTGATCTGCTTTTATTAACTTTGGcatttaaattaattttggttGTTGGATTTTTTTATTGAGCATTATGCCTAGAACCAAGCAAGTAgcacagaaaaagaaaaaggcaGTGGCCAAGGAACAACCTGTTGTTGAGAAATTCATATCCCCGAGGGCTgccaaaaaaattcaaaaaagtTTTTCAGAGAGATATTTGGTTTGAGAGAGCATTCCCAAATGTTGGAAATCTTGATTATGTGACGACTATGATTGAAAATCGAGGGTGGCTTAAGTTTTGTACAACATATCTTGAGGCTATTGTTTCTTTGGTGAAAGAATTCTATGCTAACTTTGTGTCAACGAAATCAAGAAAAATCACGGTCTGGAGCAAGCAAGTTAGTTTTCGCCTCAGGACATCAATGTTGTTTTTGGGTTGCTCGATGTCGATGAGGCTAAGTATGAAGACCTTGCCCCTCGACAAAGTGATGAACTACTTGCCACTATGTTAACAGAAGTGACTATGGAGGGAACGCAATGGACTGTTTCAAAAAAATATGGAGCTCACACTATCCCCCGCACTGCTTTAACTACTCCTGCTCGCGTATGGAACcattttatcaaaaccaacatGTTGCCTACCGCCCATGACACCTCAGCTAGCAAATATCAATTCATACTAATTTTCAGCATTTTGATTGGCCTATCCATTAATGTGGGGGAGCTCATTTTAGAGGAGATTGTGACTTTTGGTGCTATAAAGAGCAAGGGACCCTTTTTTTTCCCACTTTGATCACTGCATTGTGCCTCAAAGCGGGTGTGCCGCTAGCTCTGGATGATGAAAGGTGTCACTCTCCAGATTACATTGCTTTTCATACAATTCGAAAGGTCACCAAAGCTGCTTTCATTCAAAGAGAGCGACCCTCCACCTTTGCTCCACCACCATCGCCTGACCATGACTATATTGCCCCTCCGGACCCCACTGTCACTAAGCTTTATGCCACTCAGCAAAGCATGCTCAGTCTAATGCATCACATAGAGGCCTAGCAGCACGCCTATTGGGGATATGTGCACCAGTGTGACAATGTATTGCATCACTCTTTCTAGCCCACTGAGCCTTTCCTAGAGTTTCTCAAGGCCATCATGGAGCAGTGGCATGCACCTGAACCTTCAGTAGAGGCATTCGCAATGGAAGGTTCAGGTGCATGCCACTGCTCCATGATGGCCTCAGGGAACTCTAGGAAAGGCTCAATGGGCTGGAAAGAGTGACGCAAGACATTGTCACGCTGGCGTACATATCCCCAATAGGCGTGCTGCTAGGCCTCTATGTGATGCATCAAACTGAGCATGCTCTGCTGAGTGGCATAAAGCTCAGTGACGGTGGGGTCCGGAGGGGAAATATAGTCATGGTCAGGAAATGGTGGTGGAGTAGAGGTGGAGGGTCGCTCTCTCTGAATGGAAGCAGCTTTGGTGACCTTTTGAATTGTATGCAGATCAATGTAATATGGAGAGTGACTGTAAtgcccgaaatccctaatgcggtttaatgactggattagtaggtcgggagggccataattgcttaattatgccattaaatgattatatgcatgtttatgtgaattgtattataatatgatgttatatgcatgcatgtgggtccacatttcattacaggg
The Humulus lupulus chromosome 6, drHumLupu1.1, whole genome shotgun sequence DNA segment above includes these coding regions:
- the LOC133785841 gene encoding uncharacterized protein LOC133785841 — its product is MDLQLARENRMLQLNELEEMHLFSNEKTKLYKEKTKRWHDKHIQPRVFEEGQRVSLFNSRLKPFPNKLKSRWSWPFLVVKVYPYGAVELRGEGSEREFKVNGQRLKPYWGVEVE